The following proteins are co-located in the Agelaius phoeniceus isolate bAgePho1 chromosome 36, bAgePho1.hap1, whole genome shotgun sequence genome:
- the PPP1R37 gene encoding LOW QUALITY PROTEIN: protein phosphatase 1 regulatory subunit 37 (The sequence of the model RefSeq protein was modified relative to this genomic sequence to represent the inferred CDS: inserted 2 bases in 2 codons; deleted 1 base in 1 codon), which translates to MGKREAPVPVPFPCEIPGPNPVPFPIRPVPVWDSRSQSVLSPGSGPAPLPTRVPGPALPPLRRFATGTPETSAPPLPPEPPHRSHPLSPLSQIPPNSPNFPKSPKFPLRAESARSSPRRRFAAADSPTSAGRGAPPPPPVISVLSPPSPPSSRSPPFPPLGDFFRSSDLGGFSPHGRGESAAVAAVARGRCGGGGSARCRCRCRCRCRGLPRCGAAPEAAGDAPRAALKHRELRHGRGRARGGGRGPGAAEASPGDGRGRPGAKRVTFPSDEXIVSGAVEPKDPWRHAHNVTVDEIVAAYRQACLKLNCRQSPKLLKQIQEFKDLAPRIDCLDLKGEKLDYRSCEAMEEIFKRLQFKLLDLEQTSLDEDGASALFDMIEYYESATHLNISTNKHLGARGWQAAAHMMRKTSCLQYLDARNTPLLEPSAPLVARALRISSSLVVLHLENTSLSGRPLMLLATALKMNVTLRELYLADNKLNGLQDSAQLGNLLKFNGCIQILDLRNNHLMDSGLAYICEGLREQRXGLVTLVLWNNQLSHAGMAYLGMTLPHTQSLETLNLGHNAVGNEGVRNLKNGLIGNRSVLRLGLACTKLTCEGAVAVAEFVAESPRLLRLDLRENDIKTGGLMALSLALRVNHSLLRLDLDREPKKEPVKSFLETQKALLAEIQNGCKRNFILAKEKEEKEQQLQHSASMAEISGADPKFPKSPKFRNSRGRFPRPGGERQRGPGRRFQLGHRGGGGGGGWKDSREVVESSGDSGNSGNGERRISVSSPGRGRKIFVVTRVENVPEGSGAVPEGSGVIPKEPGTVPDGYGVVPERSGVVPKESGTVPDGSGAVPDGSGAVPDGSGAIPGGSGAVPDGSGAVPGGSGAVPDGSGAVPDGSRALPDGFETVPEGSGVVLGGSLVVPEGSRVIPEGSGTIPDGSGAVPDGSGTIPDGSGAVPDESRAVPVGSGVVPDGPGAVPIVPDGSGVVPAGSGSVPNGSRAIPDGSGAVSVESGALPDGSGVSPDGFEAVPVGSGAIPDGSRAVPVGSGAVPDGSRAVPIGSGAVPDGFGAVPVGSGAVPDGFGAIPDVSGAVPVGSGAVPVGSGAVPEPRPRRAGASEGIPCGSPSRDSPLPNGLKADFARALPEPGPEGDGKSGTCAAEHELSCSRNEQELQELLLEASQDTAPEPL; encoded by the exons atgggaaaaagggaGG CCCCGGTTCCGGTCCCGTTCCCGTGTGAGATTCCCGGTCCCAATCCGGTCCCGTTCCCAATCCGTCCTGTACCCGTGTGGGATTCCCGGTCCCAGTCCGTTCTCAGCCCCGGTTCCGGTCCCGCTCCGCTCCCCACGCGGGTCCCCGGCCCAGCGCTGCCGCCGCTCCGCCGATTCGCCACGGGCACCCCCGAGACCTCCGCACCCCCGCTGCCACCGGAGCCCCCTCACCGCTCTcatcccctctcccctctctcccaaattcccccaaattccccaaatttccccaaatcccccaaattcccgcTCCGTGCCGAATCTGCCCGCTCCTCACCCCGCCGCAGATTCGCCGCTGCAGATTCGCCCACGAGCGCCGGCCGGGGcgctccacctcctcctcccgTTATCTCCGTTCTTTCCCCGCCATCTCCTCCCTCGTCCCGTTCCCCTCCCTTTCCGCCCCTCGGTGATTTTTTCCGGAGCTCTGATCTCGGCGGGTTCTCCCCTCACGGCCGTGGCGAAAGTGCGGCCGTTGCGGCCGTGGCGCGGGGCCgttgcggcggcggcggctccgctcggtgccgctgccggtgccgctgccgctgccgggGCCTCCCTCGCTGCGGGGCGGCCCCCGAGGCCGCGGGCGATGCCCCCCGGGCGGCCCTGAAGCACCGAGAGCTCCGCCATGGACGAGGCCGAGCCCGCGGCGGGGGACGCGGCCCCGGCGCCGCCGAGGCCTCGCCGGGGGACGGGCGGGGGAGGCCCGGGGCCAAGCGGGTCACGTTCCCCTCGGACG GAATCGTGTCCGGGGCTGTGGAGCCCAAGGACCCCTGGAGACAC GCCCACAATGTGACGGTTGATGAGATCGTGGCCGCCTATCGCCAGGCCTGCCTCAAGCTCAACTGCCGCCAGAGCCCCAAGCTGCTCAAGCAGATCCAG GAATTCAAGGATTTGGCTCCCAGGATCGACTGCTTGGATCTCAAG gGAGAGAAGCTGGATTACCGCTCCTGCGAGGCCATGGAGGAGATTTTCAAGCGGCTCCAGTTCAAACTGCTCGACCTGGAGCAAACCAGCCTGGACGAGGAC GGAGCCTCGGCGCTGTTTGACATGATCGAGTACTACGAGTCAGCCACGCACCTCAACATCAGCACCAACAAACACCTGGGGGCCCGCGGCTGGCAGGCGGCGGCTCACATGATGAGGAAG acCAGCTGCCTGCAGTACCTGGATGCCCGGAACACGCCCCTGCTGGAGCCCTCGGCGCCGTTGGTGGCGCGCGCTCTGCGCATCAGCAGCAGCCTCGTGGTTCTGCACCTGGAGAACACCTCCCTGTCCGGGAGGCCCCTCATGCTGCTCG CCACGGCCCTGAAGATGAACGTGACTCTCCGGGAGCTGTACCTGGCTGACAATAAACTGAACGGGCTGCAGGACTCGGCCCAGCTCGGGAACCTGCTCAAGTTCAACGGCTGCATCCAGATCCTGGACCTGCGCAACAACCACCTCATGGACTCCG GCCTGGCCTACATCTgcgaggggctgcgggagcagC CGGGGTTGGTGACGTTGGTGCTGTGGAACAACCAGCTGAGCCACGCCGGCATGGCCTACCTGGGCATGACCCTG ccGCACACGCAGAGCCTGGAGACGCTGAACCTGGGCCACAACGCGGTGGGGAACGAGGGCGTGCGGAACCTGAAGAACGGCCTGATCGGGAACCGCTCCGTGCTGCGCCTGGGGCTGGCCTGCACCAAACTCACCTGCGAAG GGGCCGTGGCCGTGGCCGAGTTCGTGGCCGAGAGCCCTCGGCTGCTGCGCCTGGACCTGCGCGAGAACGACATCAAGACCGGGGGGCTCATGGCGCTGTCCCTGGCCCTGCGCGTCAACCACTCCCTGCTGCGCCTCGACCTCGACCGCGAGCCCAAGAAGGAGCCC GTCAAGAGCTTCCTGGAGACGCAGAAGGCGCTGCTGGCCGAGATCCAGAACGGCTGCAAGCGGAATTTCATCCTGGccaaggagaaggaggagaaggagcagcagctccagcactcgGCCTCCATGGCCGAGATCTCCGGCGCCGATCCGAAATTCCCGAAATCCCCGAAATTC CGAAATTCCCGAGGGCGCTTCCCCCGGCCCGGAGGAGAACGGCAACGCGGCCCCGGCCGGAGATTCCAGCTCGGAcaccgaggaggaggaggaggaggaggatggaagGACTCGAGGGAGGTTGTGGAATCTTCCGGGGATTCCGGGAATTCCGGGAACGGCGAGCGCAGGATTTCCGTCTCCAGCCCCGGCAGAGGCCGCAAGATCTTCGTGGTGACGCGGGTGGAGAACGTTCCGGAAGGATCTGGGGCTGTTCCAGAAGGATCTGGGGTCATTCCCAAGGAACCTGGAACCGTTCCCGACGGATACGGGGTCGTTCCTGAGAGATCCGGGGTCGTTCCCAAGGAATCTGGGACTGTTCCTGATGGATCTGGGGCCGTTCCCGATGGATCTGGAGCTGTTCCCGATGGATCTGGAGCCATTCCTGGTGGATCTGGAGCTGTTCCTGATGGATCTGGGGCCGTTCCCGGTGGATCTGGGGCCGTTCCCGATGGATCTGGAGCCGTTCCCGATGGATCCAGGGCCCTTCCCGATGGATTTGAGACTGTTCCTGAAGGATCTGGGGTCGTTCTTGGTGGATCTTTGGTTGTTCCTGAAGGATCCAGGGTCATTCCTGAAGGGTCTGGGACAATTCCTGATGGATCTGGGGCTGTTCCTGATGGATCTGGGACAATTCCTGATGGATCTGGAGCCGTTCCCGATGAATCCAGGGCTGTTCCTGTTGGATCTGGGGTTGTTCCCGATGGACCTGGAGCCGTTCCCATCGTTCCAGATGGATCTGGGGTTGTTCCTGCTGGATCTGGCTCCGTTCCCAATGGATCCAGGGCCATTCCTGATGGATCTGGAGCCGTTTCTGTTGAATCTGGGGCCCTTCCTGATGGATCCGGGGTTTCTCCCGATGGATTTGAAGCCGTTCCCGTTGGATCTGGGGCCATTCCTGATGGATCCAGGGCTGTTCCTGTTGGATCTGGGGCTGTTCCCGATGGATCCAGGGCTGTTCCCATTGGATCTGGGGCCGTTCCCGATGGATTTGGAGCCGTTCCCGTCGGATCCGGGGCCGTTCCCGATGGATTTGGAGCCATTCCCGATGTATCCGGGGCCGTTCCCGTCGGATCCGGGGCCGTTCCCGTCGGATCCGGGGCCGTTCCCGAGCCGCGGCCGCGCCGGGCGGGCGCCTCCGAGGGAATTCCGTGCGGGAGCCCCTCCCGGGATTCGCCGCTTCCCAACGGGCTCAAGGCCGATTTCGCCCGGGCGCTGCCGGAGCCGGGCCCGGAGGGCGACGGGAAATCGGGAACGTGCGCGGCCGAGCACG agctgagctgctccaggaacgagcaggagctgcaggagctgctcctcgAGGCCAGCCAGGACACGGCTCCGGAGCCGCTGTGA
- the NKPD1 gene encoding LOW QUALITY PROTEIN: NTPase KAP family P-loop domain-containing protein 1 (The sequence of the model RefSeq protein was modified relative to this genomic sequence to represent the inferred CDS: deleted 3 bases in 2 codons), producing the protein MEDDIYCRCLPQTPNADPKSQTPNAEPPTEDDIYCRCLSRTLCHTATPVTVGFYAPCGHRLESLLAKVTAFMREEMAQREAAELRRGQRRPRSPHGWGLLEALWLLAFYEPVVTEGHLRRKNLEFIFIRFSAWEFAGCDKLWAGLVTTLCHHVRQHFGALPLSVFHVLGSRPRFASGFSQREWILKKGTCLRLWGLLLVLAVGIAILLVALLVPGIKDHHALKVVGSAVASLSGSSLVLGALSILKNFLVSEKKKIERLTNSDRFAGQLGFMSKIREEVEVLVDYLAFMEVFERRRLRVVMEITSLDLCYPEKVAGVFNAMATLLSDANAPFIFLLAVDPSVIVPCLEQTGCMKGLADNGYLYPTAPSTLPFSIPEMGARSPACAAWPPPYQTREDLMYRIIATNVAKTPRRRLRRLRRGRAAPSWKEADSEAVAWIHEAFRCLHDASDVLSRYLPENGANVRRIVNTIPITLRLLLHRAAGAGTVAELSPRAAAAWVVLADRWPCRLSWTLQCLEDAGQGHAAAAEHSGRSLWSVFQEHAGELSALRQPLGKVLSLDADPELFQAFLARDFPFRAGEARQLLGVTVNLDHSIRQQMGLLRAMARLGRAAPVSRGVQCVPHGAR; encoded by the exons accccaaaccccaaacgctgaccccaaatcccaaaccccaaacgcAGAGCCGCCCACGGAGGATGACATCTACTGCCGCTGCCTGTCGCGCACGCTGTGCCACACGGCCACGCCCGTCACCGTCGGGTTCTACGCGCCCTGCGGGCACCGCCTCGAGTCCCTGCTGGCCAAGGTCACCG CCTTCATGCGTGAGGAGATGGCGCAGCGCGAGGCGGCCGAGCTGCGCCGGGGCCAGCGCCGGCCGCGCagcccccatggctggggcctGCTGGAGGCCCTGTGGCTCCTGGCCTTCTACGAGCCCGTGGTGACCGAGGGCCACCTGAGGAGGAAGAACCTGGAGTTCATCTTCATCCGCTTCAGCGCCTGGGAGTTCGCGGGCTGCGACAAGCTCTGGGCGGGGCTGGTGACCACGCTGTGCCACCACGTGCGCCAGCACTTCGGCGCGCTGCCGCTCAGCGTCTTCCACGTGCTGGGCTCGCGCCCGCGCTTCGCCTCCGGCTTCTCGCAGCGGGAGTGGATCCTCAAGAAAGGGACCTGCCTgaggctctgggggctgctgctggtgctggccGTGGGCATCGCCATCCTGCTGGTGGCGCTGCTGGTGCCGGGCATCAAGGATCACCACGCTCTGAAGGTGGTGGGCAGCGCCGTGGCGTCGCTGTCGGGCTCCTCGCTGGTGCTGGGAGCGCTGTCCATCCTCAAGAACTTCCTGGTCAGCGAGAAGAAGAAGATCGAGCGCTTGACCAACAGCGACAGGTTCGCCGGGCAGCTGGGGTTCATGAGCAAGATCCGCGAGGAGGTCGAGGTCTTGGTGGATTATTTGGCCTTCATGGAGGTCTTTGAGCGCCGCCGGCTGCGCGTGGTGATGGAGATCACCAGCCTGGACCTCTGCTACCCGGAGAAAGTGGCCGGGGTGTTCAACGCCATGGCCACGCTGCTGTCGGACGCCAACGCGCCCTTCATCTTCCTGCTGGCCGTGGACCCCAGCGTCATCGTGCCGTGCCTGGAGCAGACGGGCTGCATGAAGGGGCTGGCGGACAACGGGTACCTGTACCCT ACCGCGCCGTCAACGCTGCCCTTCTCCATCCCCGAGATGGGCGCCCGCTCCCCCGCCTGCGCAGCGTGGCCGCCGCCATACCAGACGCGCGAGGACCTCATGTACCGAATCATCGCGACAAACGTCGCCAAAACcccgcggcggcggctgcggcggctGCGGCGCGGTCGCGCGGCACCCAGCTGGAAGGAGGCGGACTCCGAGGCGGTGGCGTGGATCCACGAGGCGTTCCGGTGTCTCCACGACGCCTCGGACGTCCTGAGCCGGTACCTGCCGGAGAACGGCGCCAACGTGCGGCGCATCGTCAACACCATCCCCATCAcgctgcggctgctgctgcaccgCGCCGCCGGTGCCGGCACCGTGGCCGAGCTGTcgccgcgcgccgcggccgccTGGGTGGTGCTGGCCGACCGCTGGCCCTGCCGCCTCAGCTGGAcgctgcagtgcctggaggacgCCGGGCAGGGCcacgcggcggcggcggaacaTTCCGGAAGGTCCCTCTGGAGCGTGTTCCAGGAGCACGCCGGGGAGCTGAGCGCGCTGCGGCAGCCGCTGGGCAAAGTGCTGAGCCTGGACGCCGACCCCGAGCTCTTCCAGGCCTTCCTGGCGCGGGATTTCCCCTTCCGG GCCGGCGAGGCGCGGCAGCTGCTCGGCGTCACCGTCAACCTGGACCACTCCATCCGGCAGCAGATGGGGCTGCTGAGGGCCATGGCCCGGCTGGGCAGGGCCGCACCCGTGTCCAGAGGGGTGCAGTGTGTCCCACACGGTGCCCGGTGA